In the Rhizophagus irregularis chromosome 8, complete sequence genome, one interval contains:
- a CDS encoding uncharacterized protein (MEROPS:MER0133866; SECRETED:cutsite_TDS-SY; SECRETED:prob_0.4961); SECRETED:SignalP(1-22) has translation MNKKIIFYLLTALVVLIFKTDSSYSLPTIPKYDENYWTSEKMKKAKPLTTKNIGFRTRSGVEPIKNTTDSSKDAKSMQPFERKYDTKTGVANVDQPKNFPVGMLFMSLNGEDFTCTASVINTDDGNIGATAAHCLYNHTAQAYFQNVMFSPGYDNGQPGPLGKVPIAKMAITPEFLNNDDNEFDWGMVLFNFNMENLPLKYYTGALGWAFQLGTNVPTTIQGYPNGGNLPNCPNNGQTLCMWQGQTILSNDYYTVRDLNLGEGASGGPLITQYDPNLNLGLLYSNYASFDELNDQLLGPIYDAIEFHALIGELTL, from the coding sequence atgaacaaaaaaattatattttatctcTTAACTGCATTGGTTGTGCTAATCTTCAAAACCGATTCAAGTTATTCACTTCCGACGATTCCTAAATATGATGAGAATTATTGGACAtcagaaaaaatgaaaaaagctAAACCTTTAACCACTAAAAATATTGGATTTAGAACAAGAAGTGGTgtcgaacctataaaaaatacaactgACTCCTCTAAAGATGCGAAATCTATGCAACCTTTTGAGAGAAAATATGATACAAAAACTGGGGTAGCAAATGTAGATCAACCTAAAAATTTTCCCGTTGGAATGTTATTTATGAGCTTGAATGGTGAAGATTTTACTTGTACCGCTAGTGTAATTAATACTGATGATGGAAATATTGGAGCTACTGCAGCGCATTGTCTTTATAATCATACTGCTCAAGcatattttcaaaatgtaATGTTTTCTCCTGGATATGACAATGGACAACCTGGTCCACTTGGTAAAGTTCCTATCGCCAAGATGGCAATAACACctgaatttcttaataatgatgataatgaatttgatTGGGGCATGGtgttatttaatttcaacATGGAAAATCttccattaaaatattatacggGAGCTCTCGGTTGGGCATTCCAACTAGGAACCAATGTTCCAACAACTATTCAAGGTTATCCGAATGGAGGTAATCTTCCAAATTGTCCAAATAATGGACAGACTCTTTGTATGTGGCAAGGACAAACAATATTgtcaaatgattattatacCGTACGTGACTTAAATTTAGGAGAGGGTGCAAGCGGAGGTCCTCTTATAACACAATATGATCCAAATTTGAATTTGGGtcttttatatagtaattatgCTTCTTTCGATGAACTCAATGATCAATTACTTGGACCTATTTATGACGCAATAGAATTCCATGCATTAATAGGTGAACTTACactttaa
- a CDS encoding uncharacterized protein (SECRETED:cutsite_TKT-LP; SECRETED:prob_0.6080); SECRETED:SignalP(1-21): protein MFQLLIYPVSFLLLLTLLTKTLPPLTNIDNTAEKILHLQYPHLTSAAVFSNGDCLLNSISLIFNANQMLALQFRLAMVVELMKFSNFYLSQKIFEQDYYFSDIALNSAKNSDMLTTYNKEREYIGEIAYISKPHQFCSIIGLYGLASIILFFKRNSPPSPDQNIDIEMRDVQSDENENIPFNILESEKCMSDGSDIVEFNSNVDDNDGESSSSSSYTTNNEKNVRKKQTRNSQKRITKLDHIKDKRLQNHPKKFRKHSKTSNCLLTEGIRPLTSYFVNSTKSHQISCIGLRDEKHLEYLQRIGGIIHYGGAPRVEVLAKELFPIKFDKNFSWKRLTNNEKIKLENELVARAKWRNDFNSNCIRSVKCKITTTNKGRICKKYMKLNSNKILMVFIKIINNENY, encoded by the exons ATGTTTCAACTATTAATATATCCGGTATCTTTTCTATTACTTTTGACACTCCTCACGAAAACTCTTCCTCCATTAACCAATATTGATAATACTGCTGAAAAAATCCTCCATTTGCAATATCCACATTTAACTTCTGCAGCTGTATTTTCTAATGGagattgtttattaaattctatatctCTAATTTTTAATGCAAACCAAATGTTAGCATTACAATTTAGACTAGCTATGGTTGTagaattgatgaaattttcaaatttttatcttagtcaaaaaatttttgaacaagattattatttttctgatATAGCTTTAAATTCAGCCAAAAATTCAGATATGCTGACtacatataataaagaaagagaATATATTGGTGAAATTGCTTATATATCTAAGCCACATCAGTTTTGTTCAATTATCGGATTATATGGCTTAGCATCA ATCATTTTGTTCTTCAAAAGAAATTCACCACCTTCACCTGatcaaaatattgatattgaaatgcGTGATGTTCAAtctgatgaaaatgaaaatatacctTTCAATATTCTTGAATCAGAAAAATGTATGAGTGATGGTTCTGATATAGTGGAATTTAACTCAAAtgttgatgataatgatggtgaatcatcatcatcatcatcgtatactactaataatgaaaaaaatgttaggaAAAAGCAAACGCGAAATAGTCAAAAGCGAATAACGAAACTTGATCATATTAAA gaTAAAAGATTACAAAATCATCCGAAA aaatttagAAAACATAGTAAAACTAGTAACTGTTTATTAACAGAAGGAATACGTCCACTTACaagttattttgtaaattctaCAAAATCTCACCAAATTTCATGTATTGGATTGAGAGACGAGAAGCACTTAGAGTATTTACAAAGAATTGGTGGAATTATACATTATGGTGGTGCACCACGTGTTGAAGTATTGGCAAAAGAATtatttccaataaaatttgacaaaaattTTAGTTGGAAAAGGTTgacaaataatgaaaaaatcaaattagaGAATGAGTTAGTTGCAAGGGCAAAATGGCGCAAcgattttaattctaattgtATTCGAAgtgtaaaatgtaaaattacaaCAACAAACAAAGgaagaatttgtaaaaaatatatgaagttaaatagtaacaaaattttaatggtatttattaaaattataaataatgaaaattattaa